The following proteins are encoded in a genomic region of Liolophura sinensis isolate JHLJ2023 chromosome 5, CUHK_Ljap_v2, whole genome shotgun sequence:
- the LOC135465959 gene encoding dopamine D2-like receptor translates to MNNSTAGNFDTIGYEDCEERIARASTESFQMSTLGYVIAEICLVLFLSGTNILVVIAVARFQELRTSTNIFVLSLTLSDLMVALVALPLHITIFLFPSVKIVFAVCMLRYCVIIVSCGSSIATLMLISVDRYIAIEKPYIYKRVMSKTRSKILCTAVWTYAMANGSLPLLGLNRWSPCVDCTFTLVLPAPFIAFILGHIIIAVVIIGTLNLKIFLTANAVSREIRQQIATVNREPTSDKLFLKNKKAAAALAMVFGAYAICNLPFAIFMIWEVYVLNASSSRIKSAPSSFHVFRIGTTFLSFINSGINPIIYHRRMPEFRRAFRKILRLKPETDS, encoded by the coding sequence ATGAACAACTCAACTGCCGGAAATTTCGACACTATCGGTTACGAAGATTGCGAAGAACGTATTGCCAGAGCATCTACGGAAAGTTTTCAGATGTCAACTCTCGGTTATGTGATTGCCGAGATATGCCTTGTGCTTTTCCTGTCTGGCACTAACATCCTGGTAGTGATAGCTGTCGCCAGATTTCAGGAGTTACGAACAAGTACCAACATCTTTGTGCTCAGCTTGACCCTTTCGGATCTGATGGTAGCTTTAGTTGCCCTGCCTCTGCACATCACCATCTTCCTGTTCCCCAGTGTCAAAATCGTGTTCGCAGTGTGCATGTTGAGATACTGTGTCATTATCGTAAGTTGTGGAAGCTCCATCGCAACGCTTATGCTAATATCAGTTGACCGATACATCGCCATCGAGAAGCCGTACATCTATAAAAGAGTCATGTCCAAAACACGCTCCAAGATCCTCTGCACTGCTGTTTGGACATATGCCATGGCGAATGGTTCTCTGCCTCTTCTGGGACTGAACCGTTGGTCACCCTGTGTGGACTGTACTTTCACCCTCGTTCTACCAGCTCCCTTCATTGCCTTCATCTTAGGCCACATTATCATCGCCGTGGTAATCATCGGCACCCTCAACCTTAAAATCTTTCTTACAGCCAACGCCGTCTCACGAGAAATTCGTCAACAGATTGCCACTGTAAACAGGGAACCCACGTCGGACAAGCtattcctgaaaaacaaaaaggctgCTGCTGCTTTGGCTATGGTGTTCGGAGCCTACGCCATTTGTAACCTGCCATTTGCCATTTTCATGATCTGGGAGGTTTATGTATTAAACGCCAGTTCCTCTCGGATCAAATCCGCCCCGTCTTCGTTTCACGTCTTCCGAATCGGCACTACTTTCTTGTCATTCATCAATTCGGGCATTAATCCAATCATCTATCACCGCAGAATGCCAGAATTTCGCCGAGCATTTCGCAAAATCCTCCGTTTGAAACCCGAAACAGACAGCTAA
- the LOC135465960 gene encoding cholecystokinin receptor type A-like produces MKRSKVCGSELLSIITANLMVKSAPLVTYMVILMLVGIVGNGLVILVYQRKKIKTTANVFMLSLAWLDLLSCVLLHPYAIFKLCHPLDQWWTTVCKVFEFLVHTTFCSSVCLLTVIAIDRYLAVCRALSFIRAQRVSYVMVGIGIAVGCVGSIPVLEFYGQTHNNISNDSMGLSIPYVQCDVSDTYILSNHIFWYSRAEFVMFIICLAVITVSYVLVALKVAKRKIVGTSGTLPEASANSLSQSTSHHRRYYEASTRRVEAWMSASQGSGEMSIPQGPLKEERQTSTTTDTIGPNRKRRGISQMSPAETLRVCMMLAVITVAFLLSWLPLFLIKFGVMANKENSLAFRPLHLRTKVTSLFGAI; encoded by the exons ATGAAGCGAAGCAAAG TATGTGGGTCGGAACTTCTCAGCATCATAACGGCAAACCTTATGGTAAAGTCAGCTCCACTTGTAACCTACATGGTCATTTTGATGTTGGTAGGCATCGTTGGAAACGGGCTGGTTATTTTGGTTtaccaaagaaagaaaattaaaaccaCGGCTAACGTATTCATGCTAAGTCTGGCTTGGCTCGACCTCCTTTCCTGTGTGCTTCTTCATCCCTACGCAATCTTTAAACTTTGTCATCCGCTTGACCAGTGGTGGACGACTGTGTGTAAAGTTTTCGAGTTCTTGGTTCACACCACATTCTGCTCCTCGGTCTGCCTGCTAACGGTGATTGCCATAGATAGGTACTTGGCTGTGTGCAGAGCACTATCTTTCATCAGAGCTCAGAGAGTTTCCTACGTCATGGTTGGAATTGGTATCGCTGTAGGATGTGTTGGAAGTATCCCGGTGTTAGAATTCTACGGACAAACACACAACAATATTTCGAACGATTCGATGGGACTGTCCATTCCTTACGTCCAATGCGACGTCAGTGACACTTACATATTATCAAATCACATATTTTGGTATAGCCGAGCAGAGTTTGTTATGTTTATCATATGTCTGGCGGTAATAACTGTGTCGTATGTGCTTGTCGCTTTGAAGGTGGCCAAAAGGAAAATTGTTGGAACTTCTGGAACTCTACCTGAGGCGTCAGCAAACAGTCTGTCGCAAAGTACATCTCACCACCGTAGATATTACGAAGCATCGACACGGCGCGTCGAAGCATGGATGTCAGCTTCTCAAGGGAGCGGAGAGATGAGCATTCCACAAGGTCCACTTAAAGAAGAGCGACAGACGTCAACCACGACCGATACTATAGGACCAAATCGTAAAAGACGAGGAATCTCACAAATGAGTCCAGCGGAAACGTTGCGAGTGTGCATGATGCTAGCTGTCATTACTGTGGCGTTCCTTCTGTCCTGGCTGCCTTTATTCCTTATCAAATTCGGTGTAATGGCAAACAAGGAAAACTCACTAGCATTCCGGCCCCTGC atTTAAGGACAAAAGTGACGAGTCTCTTCGGGGCAATATGA
- the LOC135465961 gene encoding growth hormone secretagogue receptor type 1-like, with translation METSTLNQMDCVNISSTIGETFDPERKARANSSVEEDVLGSLDQDCLSELLSIIATNLMVKSAPLVTYMVVLMLVGIVGNGLVILVYQRKKIKTTANVFMLSLAWLDLLSCVLLHPYAIFKLCHPLDQWWTTVCKVFEFLVHTTFCSSVCLLTVIAIDRYLAVCRALSFIRSQRVSYVMVGIGIAVGCVGSIPVLEFYGQTHNNISDDSLGLSIPYVQCDVSDTYILSNHIFWYSRAEFVMFIISLAVITVSYVLVALKVAKRKIVGTSETPPEASANSLSQSTSHHRRYYEASKRPVEAWMSASQGSEEMSIPQGPLKEQRQTSTTTDSIGPNRKRRGIPQKTPAETLRVCMMLAVITVAFLLSWLPLFLIKFGILQTLPQLDSGDYVNETWIEGAFDQETWNHYNTNGPKTTNRLKGWRRKLNLMVKKAHPNISELIAIIKT, from the exons ATGGAAACGTCCACTCTAAACCAGATGGATTGTGTGAACATTTCTTCTACGATCGGCGAGACCTTTGATCCAGAAAGAAAAGCAAGAGCTAACTCCTCCGTGGAGGAAGACGTGTTGGGCTCGCTAGATCAGGACTGCTTGTCGGAACTTCTCAGCATCATAGCGACAAACCTTATGGTAAAGTCAGCTCCACTTGTAACCTACATGGTCGTTTTGATGTTGGTAGGCATCGTTGGAAACGGGCTGGTTATTTTGGTTtaccaaagaaagaaaattaaaaccaCGGCTAACGTATTCATGCTAAGTCTGGCTTGGCTCGACCTCCTTTCCTGTGTGCTTCTTCATCCCTACGCAATCTTTAAACTTTGTCATCCGCTTGACCAGTGGTGGACGACTGTGTGTAAAGTTTTCGAGTTCTTGGTTCACACCACATTCTGCTCCTCGGTCTGCCTGCTAACGGTGATTGCCATAGATAGGTACTTGGCTGTGTGCAGAGCACTATCTTTCATCAGATCTCAGAGAGTTTCCTACGTCATGGTTGGAATTGGTATCGCTGTAGGATGTGTTGGAAGTATCCCGGTGTTAGAATTCTACGGACAAACACACAACAATATTTCGGACGATTCGCTGGGACTGTCCATTCCTTACGTCCAATGCGACGTCAGTGACACTTACATATTATCAAATCACATATTTTGGTATAGCCGAGCAGAGTTTGTTATGTTTATCATAAGTCTGGCGGTAATAACTGTGTCGTATGTGCTTGTCGCTTTGAAAGTGGCCAAAAGGAAAATTGTTGGAACTTCTGAAACTCCACCTGAGGCGTCAGCAAACAGTCTGTCGCAAAGTACATCTCACCACCGTAGATATTACGAAGCATCGAAACGGCCCGTCGAAGCATGGATGTCAGCTTCTCAAGGGAGCGAAGAGATGAGCATTCCACAAGGTCCACTTAAAGAACAGCGACAGACGTCAACCACGACCGATTCTATAGGACCAAATCGTAAAAGACGAGGAATCCCACAAAAGACGCCAGCGGAAACGTTGCGAGTGTGCATGATGCTAGCTGTCATTACTGTGGCGTTCCTTCTGTCCTGGCTGCCTTTATTCCTTATCAAATTCGGT ATTCTACAAACACTGCCCCAGCTCGACTCTGGAGACTATGTCAATGAAACTTGGATAGAGGGCGCCTTCGATCAAGAGACATGGAACCACTATAACACAAACGGACCAAAAACTACAAACCGTTTGAAGGGCTGGCGTCGAAAGCTAAATCTGATGGTGAAGAAAGCCCATCCGAACATTTCTGAGCTCATCGCCATTATCAAGACTTAA